The proteins below come from a single Edaphobacter acidisoli genomic window:
- a CDS encoding AAA family ATPase encodes MKFGKSATSAPEVIRLSPITVFVGPNNSGKSVVLSEIQNYCVGNHQSAPNNKIIQSLGITPFSRGEAEELIEKYKIENEHSRTLPAGFVLFGRRPYQPVQVPREQLIAALTGPISLQRCQWYLQHATLILSGANRINLVNQQAMGDLRSGHPTSSFQVLFRDTAKRSEVRRVLYEAFAQHLVIDPSNGGHLRLVFSEREPTSEVEEQGLNEGALKYYREATPIEITSDGVKAFTGIITEIVAGDPLVLVVDEPEAFLHPPLAFQLGNEMSRLTAKANKNLFVSTHSSHFVMGCIQSGVPVNIIRLTYRAGVATARVLDNKDVFRLMRNPLLRSTGVLNALSYEFVVVTESDTDRAFYQEINERLLRFSPSRGIPNCLFLNAQNKQTVKTIIRPLRELGIPAAAIVDVDIIKDGGSEWSSFLKEGGFIPDIDCQALATSRKAVLDKFNATGKNMKKDGGIDVLSASDKEAANNLFDMLAKYGLFVLRRGELESWLSQLGATGKGTNWLVEIFERMGEDPEATGYVKPGTDDVWEFIAEMKQWFDNPNRNGIPS; translated from the coding sequence TTGAAGTTCGGTAAGAGTGCGACCTCCGCACCCGAAGTCATTAGACTTAGCCCAATTACAGTTTTTGTGGGGCCGAATAATTCTGGCAAGAGCGTAGTCTTAAGCGAAATTCAGAACTATTGTGTTGGCAATCACCAAAGCGCGCCGAACAATAAGATCATCCAATCACTCGGTATAACCCCTTTCTCACGGGGCGAGGCAGAAGAACTTATTGAGAAATACAAAATTGAAAATGAACATAGTCGCACGCTCCCGGCGGGTTTTGTCCTTTTCGGTAGACGCCCTTATCAACCTGTACAAGTTCCTAGGGAGCAACTGATAGCAGCATTGACAGGTCCGATTTCTCTACAAAGATGCCAATGGTATCTACAACACGCCACCTTGATCTTGAGCGGCGCCAACCGGATCAACTTGGTCAATCAGCAGGCAATGGGCGATCTGAGGAGTGGTCATCCAACTTCTAGCTTCCAAGTTCTTTTTAGAGATACAGCCAAGCGCAGCGAGGTACGGCGCGTACTGTATGAGGCGTTTGCGCAGCACTTGGTTATAGACCCATCTAATGGGGGACATCTGAGGCTTGTTTTTTCAGAACGCGAACCCACATCCGAGGTTGAAGAACAGGGGCTGAATGAGGGAGCTCTGAAATATTACAGAGAAGCTACACCCATTGAAATAACTAGTGACGGCGTAAAGGCATTTACCGGAATAATCACTGAGATTGTTGCAGGAGACCCACTCGTTTTAGTTGTCGATGAGCCTGAAGCGTTCTTGCACCCTCCTCTTGCGTTTCAACTCGGTAACGAGATGTCACGTCTCACTGCAAAGGCAAACAAAAACCTCTTTGTTTCAACACACAGTTCCCATTTCGTTATGGGCTGCATTCAATCAGGCGTGCCTGTAAATATCATTCGCTTAACCTATAGGGCCGGTGTAGCGACCGCTCGGGTTTTAGATAACAAGGACGTTTTTAGGTTGATGCGGAATCCACTTCTTCGCTCAACAGGCGTGCTTAACGCTTTGTCTTATGAATTCGTTGTTGTGACTGAATCCGACACAGACCGGGCTTTCTATCAGGAAATTAATGAGAGATTGCTTCGTTTTAGTCCTTCGCGTGGCATTCCAAACTGCCTTTTTCTTAACGCGCAAAATAAACAAACTGTTAAGACGATAATCCGCCCACTGCGTGAACTTGGGATACCTGCTGCGGCGATTGTCGATGTAGACATTATCAAGGACGGCGGATCGGAATGGTCTTCGTTTCTAAAAGAGGGCGGTTTCATTCCCGACATTGATTGTCAGGCACTGGCAACGAGCCGGAAAGCTGTTCTGGATAAGTTTAATGCCACCGGAAAAAATATGAAGAAAGATGGCGGCATCGACGTGTTATCTGCGTCGGACAAAGAAGCCGCGAACAATCTGTTTGATATGTTAGCCAAATACGGATTATTTGTGCTTCGCCGGGGCGAGTTGGAGTCATGGCTTTCCCAACTAGGAGCGACGGGTAAAGGGACTAATTGGCTAGTAGAAATTTTCGAAAGGATGGGTGAAGATCCAGAGGCTACCGGGTACGTGAAGCCTGGTACAGATGACGTCTGGGAGTTTATTGCTGAAATGAAGCAGTGGTTTGATAACCCAAATCGAAACGGTATTCCATCGTAG
- a CDS encoding DUF4160 domain-containing protein, whose amino-acid sequence MVHTNDHLPRHVHGSMSETEVIVDLLEDGNVALANRRDAIRPANAKRSDVKKILRSAAEHFDDLVALWEKTHDKA is encoded by the coding sequence GTGGTCCATACGAACGACCATCTTCCCCGGCACGTTCATGGGAGTATGAGTGAGACAGAGGTCATCGTTGATCTGCTGGAAGACGGAAACGTAGCGCTGGCCAACCGAAGGGACGCTATACGGCCCGCGAATGCGAAGCGGTCGGACGTGAAGAAAATCCTACGCTCCGCCGCCGAGCACTTCGACGACCTGGTAGCCCTATGGGAGAAGACTCATGACAAAGCATAA
- a CDS encoding DUF2442 domain-containing protein, whose translation MTKHKVVTTDTEIDRAIRAAKQLTDEPRVVQVEYRPGHGLDLLILKMSDGRRVLIPREDLEGLQNARREEIAEIEISPNGTALHWPRLDLDYYVPNLLRHIYGSKRWMSHVGRRGGKAKSAAKAEAARANGLKGGRPSTKHVGMVA comes from the coding sequence ATGACAAAGCATAAGGTAGTGACGACAGATACCGAGATTGACCGAGCGATTCGCGCGGCGAAGCAGTTAACTGACGAGCCGCGCGTAGTACAGGTTGAGTACAGACCGGGACACGGCCTCGACCTGCTCATTCTGAAGATGAGCGATGGCAGGAGAGTGCTGATTCCCCGCGAAGACCTCGAAGGCCTACAGAATGCCCGCCGCGAAGAGATTGCAGAGATAGAAATCTCTCCGAACGGAACGGCGCTGCACTGGCCCCGTCTCGATCTCGACTACTACGTCCCGAACCTGCTGCGGCACATCTACGGCAGCAAACGCTGGATGTCGCATGTCGGGCGACGCGGCGGAAAAGCAAAGAGCGCCGCAAAAGCCGAAGCCGCCCGTGCCAACGGATTGAAGGGCGGCCGCCCGTCCACAAAGCATGTAGGAATGGTGGCCTAG
- a CDS encoding phosphatase PAP2 family protein, with translation MYVNPFDVNIIHFLNQFAQQSHFRDYFIDTVSTNRLLTTAFLSSILWWAWFRNDITGQSSEQAGVLCEDRKIITTGVILCILAIFMARALAVLLPFRERPLRNPALHFHLPFGLNTNNLFGWSSFPSDHATFFFALGMTIFCISRKLGIAVWCYSFFVACVPLVYQGIHYPTGILAGALIGTAIGSLNLNKRVRASLSSAPLRWVAQSPRTFYPCLFLITFLFGVLFNPVRLIATASQHAIRDILHHHF, from the coding sequence ATGTACGTGAACCCGTTCGACGTCAATATCATCCACTTCCTCAATCAGTTCGCCCAACAATCGCACTTCCGCGACTACTTCATCGACACCGTTTCCACCAATCGGCTTCTCACTACAGCATTCCTCTCCAGCATCCTCTGGTGGGCCTGGTTTCGCAACGACATCACTGGACAAAGTTCTGAGCAGGCAGGCGTGCTTTGCGAAGACAGAAAGATCATCACCACAGGTGTCATCCTTTGCATCCTGGCAATCTTTATGGCTCGTGCCCTCGCTGTCCTGCTTCCCTTTCGCGAACGCCCTCTGCGCAATCCAGCTCTGCACTTTCACCTGCCATTCGGACTCAATACCAACAATCTGTTCGGATGGAGCTCCTTCCCGAGCGATCATGCCACCTTCTTCTTCGCTCTTGGAATGACTATATTCTGCATCTCTCGAAAGCTCGGAATCGCCGTCTGGTGTTATTCCTTCTTTGTCGCATGTGTACCGCTCGTCTATCAGGGGATTCACTATCCAACCGGCATTCTCGCCGGGGCATTAATCGGCACTGCTATAGGAAGCCTGAATCTCAATAAGCGTGTAAGGGCATCTCTCAGCTCCGCACCACTGCGCTGGGTGGCACAGTCTCCGCGTACCTTTTATCCCTGCCTTTTCCTCATCACTTTCCTGTTCGGAGTCTTGTTCAATCCCGTTCGGCTCATCGCCACGGCCTCCCAGCACGCCATTCGAGATATTCTCCACCACCATTTCTAA
- a CDS encoding DUF3309 family protein, translating into MLLIILIILILIFGFGGYRMGPGLGYYGGGSISLILLIILILLLLRVF; encoded by the coding sequence ATGCTACTGATCATTCTCATTATTCTGATTCTGATCTTCGGTTTTGGCGGCTATCGCATGGGGCCGGGGCTCGGCTATTACGGCGGCGGCAGCATCAGCCTTATTCTTCTCATCATCCTGATCCTGCTCCTACTACGGGTCTTCTAA
- a CDS encoding group III truncated hemoglobin, producing MHITEEEISTLVDRFYAKVRQDEEIGPIFNAIVDDWPHHLAKLKDFWSSTMLGSGRYKGHPMMTHLQLPLDPPHFHRWLTLFEETASETLRPTAAAEILDKAHRIAQNFQAGIAYQRAASTSD from the coding sequence ATGCACATTACTGAAGAAGAGATTAGTACGCTTGTCGACCGCTTCTACGCCAAAGTCCGCCAGGACGAAGAGATCGGCCCCATCTTCAACGCCATCGTCGACGACTGGCCGCACCATCTCGCCAAGCTCAAGGACTTCTGGTCCAGTACGATGCTCGGCAGCGGTCGTTACAAAGGCCACCCGATGATGACCCACCTTCAGCTCCCTCTCGACCCGCCCCACTTCCATCGCTGGCTCACTCTCTTTGAAGAGACCGCCAGCGAGACACTGCGGCCCACCGCCGCCGCCGAAATCCTCGACAAAGCCCACCGCATCGCCCAGAACTTCCAGGCAGGCATCGCCTACCAACGCGCCGCTTCCACATCTGACTGA
- a CDS encoding alpha-L-fucosidase → MLFTRRRALQLMASGASALALRPSFAQQSASLPIAAGPFKGTRESLAAYTVPAWFAEAKFGIWSHWGPQSAVEYGDWYARTMYIQGSSEYYYHVETYGHPSKVGYKDLIPQFKAARWDPDHLMDLYVKAGAKYFFSMGVHHDNFDMWNSKYQPRWNAVATGPQRDIVGEWKTAARKRGLRFGVSEHLSNSFDWFAPAHTSDSTGPLAGVPYDGTLSDYADLYHDYSGMPANFAKTAEAMGRVAPTWWKLQYFNRVKDLIDQHQPDILYTDGGIPFDEYGFSLVANLYNVSAARHNGAVEAVYTSKTRTDCETGTCALDRERGVLDDISPTPWQTDTCIGGWHYKRGIKYKSAKKVIDLLVDIVSKNGNLLLNFPLPNSGELDYEEMVTLNGITAWMQTNSEGIYATRPWKAYGEGPAMKVVIPSNGKEFDPNEGRKPDLGPTDIRFTTKPGILFAFVQGWPGAEAVITSLGTTSAQNPPKITSATMLGHDAQLKFTQSSDALRVKLPGNRPSTADIGIALKLTTA, encoded by the coding sequence ATGCTCTTTACCCGCCGCCGTGCCCTCCAGTTGATGGCCTCCGGAGCATCTGCGCTCGCCCTCCGCCCATCCTTCGCACAACAAAGCGCCAGCCTCCCCATCGCCGCAGGCCCATTCAAGGGCACGCGCGAATCGCTGGCTGCCTACACTGTCCCCGCGTGGTTCGCTGAAGCCAAATTCGGCATCTGGTCACACTGGGGCCCGCAGTCCGCCGTTGAATACGGCGATTGGTACGCCCGCACCATGTACATCCAAGGCTCCAGCGAGTACTACTACCACGTCGAAACCTACGGCCATCCCTCCAAAGTCGGCTACAAAGACCTCATCCCCCAATTCAAAGCCGCGCGCTGGGATCCTGACCATCTCATGGACCTCTACGTCAAGGCTGGCGCAAAGTACTTCTTCTCTATGGGTGTCCACCACGACAACTTCGACATGTGGAACTCCAAATATCAACCACGCTGGAACGCCGTCGCCACCGGCCCCCAACGCGACATCGTCGGCGAGTGGAAGACCGCCGCCCGCAAACGCGGCCTGCGCTTCGGCGTCAGCGAGCACCTCTCCAACTCCTTCGACTGGTTCGCCCCCGCGCACACCAGCGACTCCACCGGCCCGCTCGCCGGCGTCCCCTACGACGGCACACTCTCCGACTACGCCGACCTCTACCACGACTACTCCGGCATGCCTGCCAACTTCGCCAAAACCGCAGAAGCCATGGGCCGCGTCGCACCCACCTGGTGGAAGCTCCAGTACTTTAACCGCGTCAAAGACCTCATCGACCAGCACCAGCCCGACATCCTCTACACAGACGGAGGCATTCCCTTCGATGAGTACGGCTTCTCGCTCGTCGCCAATCTCTACAACGTCAGCGCCGCCCGCCACAATGGCGCGGTCGAAGCCGTCTACACCAGCAAGACGCGCACCGACTGCGAAACCGGCACCTGCGCACTCGACCGCGAGCGTGGCGTCCTCGACGACATCTCACCCACGCCCTGGCAGACCGACACCTGCATTGGGGGCTGGCACTACAAACGTGGCATCAAATACAAGTCCGCGAAAAAAGTCATCGACCTGCTGGTCGATATCGTCAGCAAAAACGGCAATCTGCTCCTCAACTTCCCCCTGCCCAACTCCGGCGAACTCGATTACGAAGAGATGGTCACGCTCAATGGCATCACCGCATGGATGCAGACCAACAGCGAAGGCATCTACGCCACACGCCCGTGGAAAGCCTACGGCGAAGGCCCCGCAATGAAGGTCGTCATTCCATCCAACGGTAAAGAGTTCGATCCCAACGAAGGCAGGAAGCCAGACCTCGGTCCAACGGACATCCGCTTCACCACCAAACCCGGGATCCTCTTCGCATTCGTTCAAGGCTGGCCCGGCGCAGAAGCCGTCATCACATCGCTCGGCACAACCAGCGCACAGAACCCACCCAAAATCACAAGCGCCACCATGCTAGGCCACGATGCGCAACTGAAGTTCACGCAAAGCAGCGACGCACTCCGCGTCAAACTCCCCGGCAACCGTCCAAGCACAGCCGACATCGGTATCGCACTCAAGCTCACCACCGCCTGA
- a CDS encoding SDR family NAD(P)-dependent oxidoreductase has protein sequence MGHPLFDLSGKSAVVVGGTSGIGLAMAIGLAEAGADVVASSRRQEQVDEAAKAIEATGRRSLRLTSDVGDRATLQTLLDGTLKAFGKVDILINCAGKIKREPTLTVPEETWNDIMNTNVTGTLRACQIFGKHMLERGYGRIINIASLNTFVSLKEVTAYAASKAAVGALTKSLAVEWSSQGVTVNAIAPGVFRTALNAKLLDESERGKELLMRTPMGRFGKTEELVGSAIFLASDASAFVTGEILVVDGGFLASGVNQ, from the coding sequence ATGGGTCATCCGTTGTTTGATCTGAGCGGCAAGTCGGCTGTAGTGGTGGGCGGAACGTCGGGTATCGGCCTGGCGATGGCAATCGGACTGGCAGAGGCCGGGGCCGATGTGGTGGCAAGTTCGCGCCGTCAGGAGCAGGTAGACGAGGCCGCCAAGGCAATTGAAGCGACGGGGCGGCGGTCGCTGCGGCTGACCTCGGACGTGGGCGATCGCGCGACTCTGCAGACCCTGCTTGATGGAACGTTGAAAGCGTTTGGCAAGGTGGACATTCTGATTAATTGCGCGGGCAAGATCAAGCGCGAGCCTACGTTGACGGTTCCGGAAGAAACTTGGAACGACATCATGAACACGAACGTGACGGGTACGCTGCGGGCCTGCCAGATCTTCGGCAAGCACATGCTGGAGCGCGGGTATGGACGCATCATCAACATCGCGTCGCTGAATACGTTTGTGAGTCTGAAGGAAGTGACGGCCTACGCGGCGAGCAAGGCCGCGGTTGGCGCGCTGACGAAGTCGCTGGCGGTGGAGTGGAGCTCGCAGGGCGTGACTGTGAATGCGATTGCTCCTGGAGTGTTTCGGACTGCATTGAATGCGAAGCTGCTGGATGAGAGCGAGCGCGGCAAGGAGCTGTTGATGCGGACGCCGATGGGGCGGTTTGGCAAGACGGAGGAGTTGGTGGGGTCGGCGATCTTTTTGGCCAGCGATGCTTCGGCGTTTGTTACTGGGGAGATTTTGGTGGTGGATGGTGGATTTTTGGCCAGCGGTGTGAATCAGTAA
- a CDS encoding gluconokinase — protein MIAVLMGVSGCGKTTIGRLIANRAGWMFADADDYFPPSHKQKMAGGTALTDEERAPWLHDLNRLLRGWDGDGTSGVLACSALKVKYQETLKDGVVPAHLQFIFLDGPKELIATRLAKRRHEYMNPKLLDSQLATLERPTDALHVVNDRAPEEVAGRILEYLAASRTAHGQQIF, from the coding sequence ATGATTGCGGTGCTGATGGGTGTGAGCGGATGCGGAAAGACGACGATTGGCCGGCTTATTGCCAATCGTGCGGGATGGATGTTCGCCGATGCTGACGATTACTTTCCTCCATCACACAAGCAGAAGATGGCGGGCGGCACCGCGCTGACCGATGAGGAGCGCGCGCCCTGGTTGCACGACTTGAACCGGCTGCTGCGTGGGTGGGACGGCGATGGCACGAGCGGTGTGCTGGCGTGTTCTGCACTGAAGGTGAAATATCAGGAGACGCTGAAAGACGGTGTGGTTCCTGCTCATCTGCAGTTTATATTTTTGGATGGGCCGAAAGAGCTGATTGCGACGCGTCTGGCAAAACGCCGGCATGAATATATGAATCCGAAGCTTCTGGACAGCCAGCTTGCTACTCTGGAGAGACCCACGGATGCGCTGCATGTCGTCAACGACCGCGCGCCGGAGGAGGTTGCGGGCCGGATACTGGAGTATCTTGCAGCTTCTCGAACAGCTCATGGGCAACAGATTTTTTGA
- a CDS encoding PfkB family carbohydrate kinase translates to MSLGFNIPEKGSLDLLSLGAMVNRLDPGIIPFRKATNFAVHVSGGEFNVAANLSDCFKQRTGIATAMVNYPIGDLIAERVLAMGVRPLYKRFEHDGVRGPNMATVYSDQGLGVRAPVVFYNRCNEAAALMKPGDFDWKAIFGEGVRWFHSGGIFASLSETTAELAIEAMKAAKAAGAICSFDLNYREKLWKPQGGMERAHKVLGAIVENVDVLVGNEEDLQKGLGVAGPEVTAKSKLDTSVFLGMIENVVKKFPKVKVVATTLREVHTTNHHTWSAVAWVNGKAVYAPTCELDVLDRVGGGDGFAAGFIYGLLNGNTPEEAIKLGWAHGALMTTFPGDTTMATLDQVKAFASGGSARIQR, encoded by the coding sequence GTGAGTCTAGGCTTCAATATCCCTGAGAAGGGATCACTGGATCTGCTTTCGCTGGGTGCAATGGTGAACCGGCTGGACCCGGGGATCATCCCGTTTCGCAAAGCCACGAACTTTGCGGTGCATGTGAGTGGCGGCGAGTTCAATGTGGCGGCGAACCTGTCGGATTGTTTTAAGCAGCGCACGGGCATTGCGACGGCGATGGTGAACTATCCGATTGGCGACCTGATTGCCGAGCGCGTGCTGGCGATGGGCGTGCGTCCGCTTTACAAGCGGTTTGAGCATGACGGCGTGCGCGGGCCGAATATGGCCACGGTGTATAGCGACCAGGGGCTGGGAGTGCGCGCTCCGGTGGTGTTCTACAACCGATGCAACGAGGCGGCGGCGCTGATGAAGCCGGGCGACTTCGACTGGAAGGCGATCTTCGGTGAGGGCGTGCGATGGTTCCATAGCGGCGGAATTTTTGCATCGCTTTCGGAGACGACGGCGGAGTTGGCGATTGAGGCGATGAAGGCTGCTAAGGCCGCTGGCGCGATCTGCTCTTTTGATTTGAACTACCGGGAGAAGCTGTGGAAGCCGCAGGGCGGCATGGAGCGTGCGCACAAGGTGTTGGGCGCGATTGTCGAGAACGTGGACGTGCTGGTGGGCAACGAAGAGGACCTACAGAAGGGACTTGGGGTGGCCGGGCCGGAGGTGACGGCCAAGTCGAAGCTGGATACGAGCGTGTTTCTCGGGATGATTGAGAACGTCGTGAAGAAGTTCCCGAAGGTGAAGGTCGTGGCGACGACTCTGCGCGAGGTGCATACGACGAACCATCACACGTGGAGCGCTGTGGCGTGGGTGAACGGCAAAGCTGTGTATGCTCCAACGTGCGAATTGGATGTGCTGGACCGTGTGGGCGGCGGCGACGGCTTTGCTGCCGGCTTTATCTATGGGCTGCTGAACGGAAACACGCCGGAAGAGGCGATCAAACTAGGCTGGGCGCATGGCGCGCTGATGACGACCTTCCCAGGCGATACGACGATGGCGACGCTGGACCAGGTGAAGGCGTTTGCCAGCGGCGGCTCTGCGCGGATTCAGAGGTAG
- a CDS encoding tagaturonate epimerase family protein, with product MSEGLRLPKFSLGVGDRFAHQAKAQLAACVMAGEAGVEVVPVWNKSNREHTIIGSEPSQTRVEADAAVKALQWTKPYFLDADHINLKTVDRFLTPCDFFTLDVAEMIGQPADAKDVAAFVARHPELVGTVTIPQINQPFKTDVAFVTAVANKFLAAVQDAGKIYRYLVEKKGEGKFIAEVSMDETDSPQTPVELLIILAAIADEKIPIQTIAPKFTGRFNKGVDYVGDVAQFTKEFTDDLATIAFAVKRYGLPENLKLSVHSGSDKFSIYKAIHDGVKKFGAGVHMKTAGTTWLEELIGLAEAGGTGLEIAKEVYAEAFAHAEELCAPYATVIDIDPAKLPKPEEVNGWTSAQYTSALRHDQGNKAYNPSFRQLLHVGFKVAAKMGDRYLKALEANEEVVARNVTTNLYERHIKPVFLGK from the coding sequence ATGAGTGAGGGGTTGAGGCTTCCTAAGTTTTCTTTGGGTGTGGGGGACAGATTTGCGCACCAGGCAAAGGCGCAGTTGGCGGCCTGCGTGATGGCGGGTGAAGCCGGCGTTGAGGTAGTTCCGGTGTGGAACAAATCGAACCGCGAGCACACAATCATCGGTTCGGAGCCGAGCCAGACGCGGGTTGAGGCTGATGCAGCGGTGAAGGCGCTGCAGTGGACGAAGCCTTACTTTCTGGATGCAGACCATATCAATTTGAAGACGGTGGACCGCTTTCTGACGCCGTGCGATTTCTTTACGCTGGATGTGGCGGAGATGATTGGCCAGCCTGCGGATGCGAAGGACGTTGCTGCGTTTGTGGCGCGGCATCCGGAGTTGGTGGGGACGGTGACGATTCCGCAGATCAATCAGCCGTTCAAGACGGATGTGGCGTTTGTGACGGCGGTGGCGAATAAGTTTCTGGCCGCGGTGCAGGATGCAGGGAAGATCTATCGGTATCTAGTGGAGAAGAAGGGCGAGGGCAAGTTTATTGCTGAGGTCTCGATGGACGAGACTGATTCGCCGCAGACGCCGGTGGAGTTGCTGATTATTCTGGCGGCGATTGCGGATGAGAAGATTCCGATCCAGACGATTGCGCCGAAGTTTACCGGGCGGTTCAACAAGGGTGTGGACTATGTGGGCGATGTGGCGCAGTTCACGAAGGAGTTCACCGATGATCTGGCGACGATTGCGTTTGCGGTGAAGCGCTATGGGCTGCCGGAGAATTTGAAGCTGAGTGTGCACTCGGGTTCGGACAAGTTTTCGATCTATAAAGCGATTCATGATGGGGTGAAGAAGTTTGGTGCGGGCGTCCACATGAAGACTGCGGGCACGACTTGGCTTGAGGAGCTGATTGGCCTGGCTGAAGCTGGCGGGACAGGGTTGGAGATTGCCAAGGAGGTTTATGCCGAGGCGTTTGCTCATGCCGAAGAGTTGTGCGCGCCTTATGCGACGGTGATCGATATTGATCCTGCGAAGTTGCCGAAGCCAGAAGAAGTGAATGGATGGACCAGCGCGCAATACACGTCAGCACTGCGGCATGATCAGGGCAATAAGGCTTACAACCCAAGCTTCCGTCAGTTGCTGCATGTGGGATTCAAGGTGGCGGCGAAGATGGGTGATCGATATCTGAAGGCTCTGGAGGCGAATGAAGAGGTGGTTGCGCGAAATGTGACAACTAATCTTTATGAGCGCCACATCAAACCTGTGTTTCTGGGCAAGTAA
- a CDS encoding lactate racemase domain-containing protein, with the protein MSLYFGAGSPTTEMSLAEVKAGLFSALDKLGARKKVLAVPPDFTRMHSQSGVLTAMAWQYYGERLTDVLPALGTHKAMTDTEIATMFGATPRGLFRVHDWRNDVVTLGEVPGSFLYDVSEGKVDYPWPAQVNKLLRDGGHDLILSIGQVVPHEVIGMANYNKNIFVGTGGSIGIHRSHFLGAVYGMERMMGRADTPVRRVLNYASEHFGKHMPPIVYVQTVVGKNDAGDLVIRGLYIGDDTECFELAAALSLKVNFQMMNREIKKAVVFLDPHEFRSTWLGNKSVYRTRMALADNAELIVLAPGVHEFGEDAAIDKLIRKYGYCGTPKTLELVKEDPALARNLSAAAHLIHGSSEGRFTIRYCPGHLTREEIESVHFAYGDLKEYSAKYDPAKLKDGWNVVDGEEIFYISNPGLGLWAYEGRFKD; encoded by the coding sequence ATGAGTCTGTATTTTGGTGCTGGATCGCCGACAACCGAGATGTCTCTGGCTGAGGTGAAGGCGGGGCTGTTTTCTGCGCTGGATAAGCTGGGCGCTCGCAAGAAGGTGCTGGCTGTGCCGCCGGACTTTACGCGGATGCATTCGCAGAGCGGTGTGTTGACGGCGATGGCCTGGCAGTACTATGGCGAGCGCCTGACGGACGTGCTGCCTGCGCTGGGCACGCATAAGGCGATGACCGATACGGAGATTGCGACGATGTTTGGGGCGACTCCGCGTGGGCTATTTCGCGTGCATGACTGGCGGAACGATGTGGTGACGCTGGGCGAGGTGCCGGGAAGCTTTTTGTATGACGTGAGTGAGGGCAAGGTTGATTATCCGTGGCCGGCGCAGGTGAATAAGCTGCTGCGGGATGGCGGGCATGATTTGATTTTGTCAATTGGGCAGGTGGTTCCGCATGAAGTGATCGGCATGGCGAACTACAACAAGAATATTTTTGTGGGGACGGGTGGGTCGATTGGGATTCATCGCAGCCATTTTCTGGGTGCGGTGTATGGCATGGAGCGCATGATGGGTCGCGCGGATACTCCTGTGCGGCGGGTGCTGAACTATGCGAGCGAGCACTTCGGCAAGCACATGCCGCCAATTGTGTATGTGCAGACGGTGGTGGGGAAGAATGACGCTGGTGATCTGGTAATTCGCGGGTTGTATATCGGTGACGATACGGAGTGTTTTGAGCTGGCAGCGGCGCTGAGTTTGAAGGTGAACTTTCAGATGATGAACCGTGAGATCAAGAAGGCGGTTGTGTTTCTTGATCCGCATGAGTTCAGGAGCACCTGGCTGGGGAACAAGAGTGTGTACCGGACGCGGATGGCGCTGGCGGACAATGCGGAGTTGATTGTGCTGGCTCCCGGGGTGCATGAGTTTGGCGAGGATGCGGCGATTGACAAGCTGATTCGCAAGTATGGGTACTGTGGGACTCCGAAGACGCTGGAGTTGGTGAAGGAAGATCCGGCGCTGGCGAGGAACCTGAGTGCGGCGGCGCATTTGATTCACGGATCGAGCGAGGGGCGGTTCACGATTCGGTATTGTCCTGGGCACCTGACGCGCGAGGAGATTGAGAGTGTGCACTTTGCTTATGGGGATTTGAAGGAGTATTCGGCCAAGTATGACCCGGCGAAGCTGAAGGATGGGTGGAATGTGGTGGATGGGGAGGAGATCTTCTATATCTCGAATCCTGGGCTGGGGCTTTGGGCTTATGAGGGGCGGTTCAAGGATTAG